The stretch of DNA GGAAATCCTGCCGGGCGCCAGCGCGCAGGCGACAAGTGCCGCCGCCGCGATCGCCGATCCCGCCGTCATGATCCGTCCGGCGCCGAAGCGGTCGATCCATTTGCCGAGCGCAGGTGCCATAAGGCCGCCGATCAGGAGAGCCGCGGACAATGCGCCGAAGACGGCCTCGGACGGCCATCCGAGATCCCGCGACATATCGGGGGCGAGGATGCTGAAGCTGTAATAGAGCGTGCCGTAGCCGATGATCTGCGTGATGCCAAGGGCGATAGTGGCAGCAATCGGCGGAGGTTCGGTCATATGGATTTCAGGCTCACGCGCTGTTCGAGCTTATCGGCCTCTTCCTTGCGCTCGCTGTAGCGATCGGTGAGATAGGCGGAAGCGTCGCGGGTAAGCCACGTGAATTTCACCAATTCCTCGCAGACGTCAACCACCCGGTCGTAATAAGACGAGGATCTCATGCGGCCGTCCGCGTCGAACTCCTGAAAAGCCTTGGCGACTGACGACTGGTTCGGAATCGTGATCATGCGCATCCAGCGGCCGAGCATGCGCATCTGCCCAACGGCGTTGAAAGACTGCGAGCCGCCCGACACCTGCATGACGGCGAGCGTCTTGCCCTGCGTTGGCCGCACCGAGCCTACCGAAAGCGGAATCCAGTCGATCTGCGCCTTCATGATGCCGGTCATGGCGCCATGGCGTTCGGGCGAAACCCATACCTGCCCTTCCGACCACTGCGAGAGATCGCGCAGTTCCTGGACCTTCGGATGGCTCACCGGCTCCGCATCAGGAAGCGGCAATCCCTCCGGATTGAATATCCGCACCTCGCAGCCGAAGTGCTCGAGCAGGCGCGCCGCCTCATGGGCGAGCAGCCTGCTATAGGAGACCGTGCGTAGCGAACCGTAGAGGATCAGGATACGGGGCTTGTGCTTCGAGAATGGCGGTTGCAGCGCTGCCAGATCGAGCGGCCGCAGATGTTCGCGGGAGGCTGCCGGCAGATCAGACAATGCGCCTGCCTTCCGCATCGAGAACCTGTTCGCCGTCTTCCTTGGCGAAGGCGCCCTTATGGGTGTCCGGCAGGATATCCAGAACCGCCTCGGATGGCCGCGCCAGTCGCGTGCCGAGCGGCGTCACGACGAAGGGCCGGTTGATGAGGATCGGATCTTTCAGCATCGCATCGAGAAGCTGATCGTCGGTCAGGGCCGCGTCATCGAGCCCGAACTCCGCATAGGGCGTATCCTTCTCGCGGATGGCCTGGCGCACCGTCAGGCCGGCGTCGGCGATCATCTTGACTAGCTCCGCGCGCGACGGCGGGGTTTGCAGATACTCGATGACCGTCGGCTCGATCCCGGCATTGCGGATCATCGCCAGCGTGTTGCGCGACGTGCCGCAATCTGGATTGTGATAGATGGTGGCTTTCATAGCTTTGTCTCAGGTGAAAGGGTTGACGATGCACCCGGCTGCAGCAACCAGGTGAAAAGAAAGAGCGCCGCGACCGCGCCGGCGATTTCGGCGACCCAGAAGCCCGGAAGATCGACCGGACGGATGCCGGAAAAGGTGTCGGTCAGCGAGCGGGCGAAGGCAACGGCCGGATTGGCGAAGGAAGTCGAAGCGGTGAACCAGTAGGCGGCCGTGATATAAAGCCCCACCAACCATGGCACCGCCTTCTGCTCGAAGCGGATCCCGGCGAGGATCACCGCCACCAGGCCGAAGGTCGCGACACCTTCGGAAAACCATTGCGCCCCGCCGGTGCGCACCTTTGTCGACAGCTGGACGAGCGGAAGATCGAACATCAGATGGGCCGCAATCGTCCCGATGGCGCCGCCAGCAACCTGCGCCAGGACGTAGCAGAGGAAATCGCGTTTCGGCAGCGACCGCGATATCGCGAAGACCAGCGAGACCGCCGGATTGAAATGAGCTCCGGAAACCGGCGCGAGGATAGTGATCAGCACCACCAGGATGGCGCCGGTCGCCAGCGTGTTGCCGAGCAGCGCCAGTCCTACATCCTGCGTCAGCGATGTCGCCATGATGCCCGACCCGACCACGGTCGCGACGAGAAGTGCTGTGCCGAGGCCCTCGGACACAAGGCGGCGCGGCAAATCGAACATCATCGTTATCCTGCCTTCACCGGATTGCTCGTCGAACCTTCCATGGCGCCGATCTGGCGCAGGTGCTGCTCCAGAGCGAGCTTGTCGATCGACGACAAAGGCAGGCTCAGGAAGGCCATGATCCGGTTCTTCAGGAACCGCGCGGCCTGCGCGAAAGCCCAGCCCTTCTCGACTTCGCTGCCCTCGACAGCGGCCGGATCCTCGACGCCCCAGTGGGCAGTCATCGGATGGCCGATCCAGACAGGGCAGGCTTCGCCCGCGGCGCTGTCGCAGACCGCGCACCCGCCTCGGCAAACACGTCCCAGCTCTTCGAGCTGAAGCCGGTCGAAGGATAGCCCAGCGCCTGCAGCTCCTTCAACGCATAGGGATTGACCTTACCCTTGGGTTGGCTCCCTGCCGAAAACGCCCGGAAGCGGCCCTTGCCTTCGGCGTTGAGAATGGACTCCGCCAGGATCGAGCGGGCGGAATTGCCGGTGCAAAGGAACAGCACATGGTAGAGACGGTCGGCAGTCATTGCAGTTTCTCCTCCACTTTAGGCGCGCAGCATGCGGCGACCGCCGCCACAGGTGCGCAGATTTCAGGGTTCCCGGCGCAGCAGTCTTCCATCAGGAAGCGGATCAGACCGCCCAGCGCACTATAGTTCGCGGTGTAGATGATCGAGCGGGATTCACGCTTCTGGCTGATGAGGCCGGATCGTTCGAGCTCCTTGAGATGGAAGGAGACATTCGACGGCGAGACGGCCGTCTTCTCCGCAACCATGCCGGCGGCCATGCCGTCTGGACCCGCGACCACCAGCACGCGGACGATCTGCAGGCGGGTCTCCTGGGAGAGCGCGGCGAAGGCGCTCAGGGCTTGACGTTGATCCATATTTCAATAATCCTTGAATCGTTGAAATTAGGATTAATGCAAATGAACGCGATCGACAACAGCAAAATGCAGGACCGCGACGTCAGCCTCGGCCCGCTTCTCGACTTCCTGGCAGGCGCCAAGGATTTGCCCTTGGTTTTCCATTACGACGGTCGGCCGGTAAAACCGGGCTACCACGTCACCGAAGTCAAGGCCGGTGAGTTCGCAGCGCTCGACTGCGGCGCCAACCCGGAAGCATGGCGAGAGATTTTCATCCAGCTATGGGACATCGAAGAGGACGACCGCACGCATATGCCGGCTGGAAAATTCCACGCAATCATCCGCAAGGTGACCGAGCATGTGAAGCTCGACGGGTCTGCGAGGCTGACATTCGAAATCAGCGACGGCGTGCGGCCAATGCAGCTTTATTGGGCGGCCATGCCGGCCCTGCTGGGTGGCATGGTGCACGTCGAACTTGCGCCTCGCCCGGCAAGCTGCAAGCCGCGCGACCGCTGGCTCAAAGAGGAAGCACGAAAGACTGAAGCCTGCTGCAGGCCCACGCATGGCAAAGATACCTGCTGCGCCTAGAAGGCATTGAAAAGCCAACGGCCCACATCAGCGACAGTTATCTCCGGCCCTTCCTAATCATATTGGGCAGGTTGATATGTCGTCGGGACACTGCCGTTATACGTTCCATGAGGTTTGTGCTGTTTTACATTGTAGTGTGCTTTTCCGTCAGCCTTGCTGTGGGCGTCACCATATATCCGATCTTTGAACCGCCACCCGGGCCGGCGCAGGATTCCTCGCGGCAAAGCTCCCGTCCTCAAGCAGCCAGGATGGCGGGCAAGACCTCTCGCCTGATGCCTTGCGCCAATGCCTCGTCCTGCCTCCAGGCGCCAACGAGCGCTGACCCGAACGACGCTTTTCGTTTCCGACCACCGGTTTTTGTGCCGGCCTCTCCCCGCACCCCGTCGGCGGGTGTGCCCGCGAGACGTGAGCTTTAAATGGTTGCCCCGGCCCCAGACCAAGCCCTCCGCATCGTCGCATTCCGGCAGCAGGTCGACCGAACGCGCGAATGCAACGCTTCATTAACCACGTCTAGCGTACTTTTGGCAAAACCAAGGAGGTCGGCAGGTTGAGGGGGCGAACAACACTAGCTCGTAGCGCAGCGTATTTCGTAATCGCGTCTTTGCTGGCGGGCTGCGTGAGCGGACCGGACCACACGCCTCCGGAGATGCCGCTGCCGGCGAAATTCGGTGAGGGCAGCACCAAGAATATCGGTGATGTTGCGACGGTGGCCTGGTGGTCGGCCTATCGCGACAGGCAGCTCGACAGCCTGGTGGCGCGCGGCATCGACCAGAACCTCGACGTGCTGCAGGCGATGGAGCGCATCAATTCGGCGTCCTCGAATGTGACGGTCGCCGGGGCCGGTTCGCTGCCGAGCCTGGTGGTCGGTGCCTCGCACACGGTG from Rhizobium sp. 007 encodes:
- the arsH gene encoding arsenical resistance protein ArsH, giving the protein MRKAGALSDLPAASREHLRPLDLAALQPPFSKHKPRILILYGSLRTVSYSRLLAHEAARLLEHFGCEVRIFNPEGLPLPDAEPVSHPKVQELRDLSQWSEGQVWVSPERHGAMTGIMKAQIDWIPLSVGSVRPTQGKTLAVMQVSGGSQSFNAVGQMRMLGRWMRMITIPNQSSVAKAFQEFDADGRMRSSSYYDRVVDVCEELVKFTWLTRDASAYLTDRYSERKEEADKLEQRVSLKSI
- the arsC gene encoding arsenate reductase (glutaredoxin) (This arsenate reductase requires both glutathione and glutaredoxin to convert arsenate to arsenite, after which the efflux transporter formed by ArsA and ArsB can extrude the arsenite from the cell, providing resistance.), giving the protein MKATIYHNPDCGTSRNTLAMIRNAGIEPTVIEYLQTPPSRAELVKMIADAGLTVRQAIREKDTPYAEFGLDDAALTDDQLLDAMLKDPILINRPFVVTPLGTRLARPSEAVLDILPDTHKGAFAKEDGEQVLDAEGRRIV
- a CDS encoding MIP/aquaporin family protein, which produces MMFDLPRRLVSEGLGTALLVATVVGSGIMATSLTQDVGLALLGNTLATGAILVVLITILAPVSGAHFNPAVSLVFAISRSLPKRDFLCYVLAQVAGGAIGTIAAHLMFDLPLVQLSTKVRTGGAQWFSEGVATFGLVAVILAGIRFEQKAVPWLVGLYITAAYWFTASTSFANPAVAFARSLTDTFSGIRPVDLPGFWVAEIAGAVAALFLFTWLLQPGASSTLSPETKL
- a CDS encoding metalloregulator ArsR/SmtB family transcription factor; its protein translation is MDQRQALSAFAALSQETRLQIVRVLVVAGPDGMAAGMVAEKTAVSPSNVSFHLKELERSGLISQKRESRSIIYTANYSALGGLIRFLMEDCCAGNPEICAPVAAVAACCAPKVEEKLQ
- a CDS encoding DUF6428 family protein encodes the protein MNAIDNSKMQDRDVSLGPLLDFLAGAKDLPLVFHYDGRPVKPGYHVTEVKAGEFAALDCGANPEAWREIFIQLWDIEEDDRTHMPAGKFHAIIRKVTEHVKLDGSARLTFEISDGVRPMQLYWAAMPALLGGMVHVELAPRPASCKPRDRWLKEEARKTEACCRPTHGKDTCCA